GGGCCCAGCGTTCTCGAAGGGCAATTTATCCAAGACAGACCTAAGAGAACGAGTCAGTTGAAAGACTAGGCAGGAAAAACCAGGCAGAGAGATTGTCCATTGGCTTGCCTGATTTCAGACCACAGATAAAAAAGCCCTGGTCCACAGCTTGATACAGCCATCATCAAACTCTGTTCATCTTTCAGGAGTAGAAGTTTCTATGGGAAAAATGACTCGGCGAGTGTTTATCGCCACAGGTAGCGCCCTAGCCGCCGCCACTGTTGGGCAATTTGGCCGCCGTGCTAATGCTCAACAAAGCCGAGGGGTTGTCAATCTTTACTCGTCTCGCCACTATGACACTGACGACGCGCTCTACCAGAGCTTTGCCGAAGCTACAGGCTTTCGGGTCAACTTGGTAGAAGCCGAAGCAGATCAGCTTATTGAGCGGATTAAGAGTGAAGGGGCAAATAGTCCCGCGGATGTGCTGATCACGGTAGACGCTGGCCGTCTCTGGCGGGCTCAAGAAGAGGGTTTATTGCAGCCGATTCGGTCGAGTGTGCTAGATTCAGCGATTCCGGGCTACTTGCGGGAGCCAGATGGCCATTGGTTTGGGTTGACCAAGCGGGCACGGGTTTTGTTCTACAGCAAAGAGCGTGTAAATCCGGCTGATCTCTCTACTTACGAAGATTTGACCAACTCCAAGTGGCGCGGCAAGATTTTGACGCGGACTTCGACCCATGTGTATAACCAATCGCTCACAGGGTCGATCCTGCACGCGCATGGGCCGCGGGAAACGGAAGCCTGGGTGCGGGGACTAGTGGCCAACTTTGCCCGACAGCCTGAGGGCAACGACACGGCTCAGATACGAGCAGTGGCAGCAGGGCAGGGCGATATTGCGATCGCCAACACTTACTATCTTGCCCGTCTGGTTAAATCCAGCGAGCCTGCGGATCAGGACGTGGTGAACAAGGTGGGCATTTTCTTCCCTAATCAGCGCGATCGCGGTGTTCACATCAACATCAGCGGCGCGGGTGTGCTGAGAACTGCCAAGAATCGGGAAGGCGCAATCCGGTTCATCGAACACCTAGCCAGCCCCCAGGCTCAGGAAGTGTTTGCTAAGGGCAACAATGAATATCCCGTGCTGTCGGGCGTGGCGCTGGATTCAGTAGTCGCGGGTTTTGGCAGTTTCAGGGAGGATAACTTGAACGCAGCTATCTATGGACGCAACAACGCCGAAGCGCTGCGGATCATGGATCGGGGCGGCTGGAAATAGGGGTTTTTGAACTCTAAGCAGGCAGTTTGCAGGTTGTGCTAGCTGTCTGCTATGGCTCAGCCCAGCGGCGCAGCAGGTTGGCGTGGCATTTCGTAATCTGGTCAAATTCTGGCGTTTTGCCGTGCTGCCGAAATAGGGAGTGGCGGGCGGTATCTAGCTCAAACAGCAGCTCGCGATCGCCCGCATTCCTGACCAGGCTTTGCACCCAGGTTACCGCAACCAGCCGCGTGCCCCGTGTCACGGGTTCTACCCGATGCAGTGTTGTGGCGGGATACAGCACCATTGCTCCCGCTGCCAGCTTAAAGGGGTGATGTCCCAGCGTGTCTTCGATGACCAGTTCTCCACCCTCATAGTCGTCTGGCGAGTTGAGAAATAGCGTGAGCGACAGATCCGTTCGCATCAGGTCTGTTTGTTGAGAATCACCAGAGAAAAGGGCGCTCCTACCCATCAGGGCATTGTCTACGTGTGTGCCGTAGCCCATGCCGACCTCGTAGCGGCTGATTAGCGGCGGACGAATGACTTTCGGATAGGCGGACATTTGAAACAGGGCGTTGCGCCGTAGTGCCCCCAGAACGAGCGATCGCACGGTTTCTGCGATTTCTCCAGCTTCGAGTTGAGTATTGTGTTTGACCTGTTTGGCATACCAGCCAGCAGTCATTTTGCCATCTACAAATGAAGCTGCCTTTAATGCAGTGGCGATGGTTTCTAGCTCTTCATCGGTCAATATGGCATCAATGCAAAGGATCATGGCGGTGCAGCAGATAGGTCAAGGTGGGGTCAAGGTTGGGCAAGCGAGCGCGATTGCAGTTTGAGCATTGGAGCATAAACCCAGAAGAACGATTTCAGGATATCTTTGCTCCTTTTCTGAAGATGACATAGGAGTTACTCAGTTGAAAGCCCTTACGAATCGATACATGAACGGACGGATGAAGCTTTGGGTCGGCGTTGGTGCATTTGTCATCACACAGGCTAGCACTCAGGCGATTGCCGACCCCACCCCAGAGTCAGCTAGCACGGGCGATCGCCCGATCGCTACGCAGCCTCATCCTGTTGCCCCGGCTCCCTTGAGTGTGGCTCAGGCGGGCGGTGAAGGGGGCGAAGGCGGTGAGGGAATCGCGCCCCAGTCGGTCGGCTTTTGCGCT
The Thermoleptolyngbya sichuanensis A183 DNA segment above includes these coding regions:
- a CDS encoding Fe(3+) ABC transporter substrate-binding protein, with translation MGKMTRRVFIATGSALAAATVGQFGRRANAQQSRGVVNLYSSRHYDTDDALYQSFAEATGFRVNLVEAEADQLIERIKSEGANSPADVLITVDAGRLWRAQEEGLLQPIRSSVLDSAIPGYLREPDGHWFGLTKRARVLFYSKERVNPADLSTYEDLTNSKWRGKILTRTSTHVYNQSLTGSILHAHGPRETEAWVRGLVANFARQPEGNDTAQIRAVAAGQGDIAIANTYYLARLVKSSEPADQDVVNKVGIFFPNQRDRGVHINISGAGVLRTAKNREGAIRFIEHLASPQAQEVFAKGNNEYPVLSGVALDSVVAGFGSFREDNLNAAIYGRNNAEALRIMDRGGWK
- a CDS encoding Fe2+-dependent dioxygenase is translated as MILCIDAILTDEELETIATALKAASFVDGKMTAGWYAKQVKHNTQLEAGEIAETVRSLVLGALRRNALFQMSAYPKVIRPPLISRYEVGMGYGTHVDNALMGRSALFSGDSQQTDLMRTDLSLTLFLNSPDDYEGGELVIEDTLGHHPFKLAAGAMVLYPATTLHRVEPVTRGTRLVAVTWVQSLVRNAGDRELLFELDTARHSLFRQHGKTPEFDQITKCHANLLRRWAEP